The DNA window TgttggggggcacaggggacccCAGACAAGGCAACCCCTGGCAGGGACTCACCTGCAGTGCCTGGCGCTGGGCccgctcctggcacagctcctgccgCAGCTCCTGCAGGTCCCGCCTGCAACACACCACGGTGGCTCAGCTGGGGCCAGGACAAGCAGCCAGGAGCCACTGGGGACCCCCCGACACCCCCATCCCCACTCACAGGTGCTGGACTCGCATCAGGTCCAcaaggatgtgcagggtccgCACCTCAGCCTTCAGGTCCTCCAGGGCCAGTGgcctcccctccagcccctccagcccctctgtgctCCACGGTGGGACAGGTGCCTGCCCcgtcctggggacaggggcacagagggcagcacggggcagcccctggggctgctccccccCATGGGGACCCCCCGTgctccccagggccaggctgggtggcCGCTGGCCAGGCACTCGTGGCCGTGTGGCTGTGGGatggctcagcctggctgtggtCACTGACACCACATTGAAGCTGTTTGCATCTGCCCAAGAAACAGGAATCAGAACAGGAATCAGCccctggtgctgggcagggcctggccACCCCTGCATGGCCCCTGCATCCTACCTGGGTCACCGGCTCTGCCCCACTCCATGTCAGCTGagatgctgggctgggggtcactgggcctggggacagcagaggtgtgagtggcagagccagggaggtGCCAGCCCCTCGCCAAGGCCAGCCGTGAGCatggccctggcactgggacatCGCAGTGgcccaggacaccccagcacagccacgctTCTTACTTGGTGGCCAGCACGGGGGCTGGTTTGGTCTTGGCAGGAAtggggggagcaggagccatCCTCTTGGTGAGTGGGAGCTTGGTCGGCTCCATCCTCActggtgctgggagctctggggagaggaggaagaagcagggctggggccaggaCCAGCACTGACAAGAGAGGGGCAGGAAGCGCTTCCTGCTCGTGACATGCCCTGGCCCAGGcacatccctgtccttccctctcctccagcccaggaCTCACCCGGGGGGCTCCCTGTCCTCGCCCTCCTTGTCCTTTGCTGTGgttgcagctgctggggagcaaAGGGGCTCGTcaggtgctggggagggaccCTTgttccagcctctcccagccccagaccAGCCCCGCACCAGCCCCACTGTGGTCGGTGCTTCCTCTGTGTGAGGcggagcaggcagctgcagagctgccgtGAGCACTGCAGCACGGGCAGGGTGTCATCCCCACCatccacagcacagcacagcacagcacagcacagcacagcacagcagcatccctgaACTGCTGAACCCTGGGGTCACACCAGGGCAAACCCACTGGCGTGGAGGGATACAGGACATCAGGCCACAATGGACCACCGTGTCCCCATGGCAGGCCCCTCTGTCACCACAGTTGTCCCTGTGGTGGGCCACCATGTCCCTGTGGTGGGCCATTGACCCCACGGTGGGCCAGCAGCCCTGATGCTGtctggtccctgctgctgccaccagcacagcccttgTCACAGAGGCCTCACAGACACCAAAAATGGTGCTGGTATTACCCACCCAAAGATGCGGCTGAAGCACTGAGGGCTACGGGATGAGGACACCCCTACCCAAGGCCCCAGTGctctggtggcacagggtgATGGTGCCCAGAAGAGCCCAGATGGTGCCCagaagtgcccagcaccctgcccgcccctcaccagcagctctcccGGGCCCCagggcccggcccagccccggaGCAGTGCGATCACACACGGGCGCTGCCCTTGGGACGATCCCGTGAGCGGCACCCGCGGCTGCTCCCTCCTACCTGGCGCCGCGGGGCTGCCCCGAGGCCgagccgtgccgtgccgtgccagGCTGCCCCGGCCCCACACCGTGCACGTGATGCCGGAGGAAATCGGCTCCACGCTGGGAAGGAAGTTGAAGGCGAGCGCACCTCAGTGCTGGTCCACGCcgcatccctgtgccctgcgGGGGGACTCCTGCTCCCCGAACCCACCTCGTGCCCTTCCGGGGCTGCCCGGCCCGGCCATCCCGGCGGGCCACCAGGGCCGGATGGACACCAGGGCCGGATGGACACCAGGGCCAGGCTCACAGGACTCTCTATGTTGGGTTTGGGCTGAGGGAGAGGCTTTGGATGAGGGTGGGACTGGAGGGCGCTGGGACCGCGGGCGGGGAGcgctggcacagcagagccccccCGAGCCGTGTCTCCCCCGGccacccccagcctggagcccccaTGCACCTTCTCcggccccgggcagggctgggccacCTGTGCCACCGCCGGGGCTCGgtgctgtcactgtcattgGGATTCCTTCCCTGCGTGACGGAGCCGTGGCTCCGGGGGGAGccggggccagcgcagggccgGGAGGCGCCGGGCCAGGACCGCAGCCGGCCCGGGGTGACGGCTCACACCCAGCCGGGTCTCACAGCGGTTCTGACACCCTCGGCTGGAGGGGAAGTGAAACCCAAACCGCAGAGGGGCCGAAACCCACAGCCCGTGAGTGCAGGGGGTGGTCACGCTGCAGCTGGGGTGGTCACGCTGCAGCTGTCCCTCCGCAGGGCCTGAAGGGTCAGTGTGACACCAGGGATCCTGCCTGGTCCTGGCCGCTGCCTGCTCCAGGAGACAGCCTGGATATTCCTTTTGGCCAAACGCATCCAACCCAGCAATACCAAGcagggggcagggagaggggctgggaatcAACCACAGGGCAGAGAAGGATGGCAGAACACAGGTTCCACTGCACTCCCCAGGTGTGGCCACTCAGGCCAAGGAACATTGGGCACCCATTGCCTCAGGCTGGCTCAAGGCTGAGTGTGAAGGGAAGCACCAGGCATTACCCCAGCACTGTCCCAACAGCTCTTGGCCAACACCATtacccacagcagccaggaaagctgagctcctgcagcccccccagcagccccccaaGGGATGGCAGCACACGGGCCTGCACCGCCCAACACCGGGACCAGcccctgagagctcctgggaggAGCTCGCTGTGGAaggatggagctgctcctgtgcacAGGTGACAcaatccctgctggcagcaggcaggggctgtggctgtgtcaccactgtccccaggcaATTACTGCCAAAACAGCAGCTGAATTATCTATTAGTGCATAAAACCCAACAGAGAGTTGCTCCCCTGTTGCTCCTTGGTCCTTTCAGGCTCCCACCCAGCAACTCAGGACACAAACCAAGCAGAGTTACACCTACGacttattttattgtattttatttgcataAACAAACTTCGGGGCTTTGCTAAACAAGAACTGTTCAAgtcaaaacaaaccaaactctAGCTGGTGTGTGGGGAACAGCACAGCAAtcctggggagagggacagggggagcaCGGGCACGGCTGTGCCTCCCCGCCCAGGCTCAGACCTGGCCGGGAACCCTCACAAACTGCTCCAGAATATCTTTAAAGTAGAAGATAAGAAGAAATGCATCCTAAGGGCCGTCCTCAACCAGCTCAGGAGGAATTTGCCTTTTGGTTTTATAAaaagattaataaaaaatattgaaaaattctcatctccatttatatttttcccCAAGAAGAATTCGGAAGTTCCTTAGAaaactgtgtcaccttggaaaGGGCACTCAGGTCAcaaccagctgcagggaggagacaCAAATGCTACAAGCAGTTTGGGGTCCAGCACACACCAGGCCTAATAGTGAACACAAACAGTGGCCAGAAGTAgggtgtaattttttttctcttttaaaccATGCTAATTTTGTTAACTTCCaacataaaaggaaaacaataatttttaaaaggtccTAAACTCAActgttacattaaaaaaagttaaaaaaaaaaaaaaaagtcatagcAGTTTGGTCCCAACAAATGAACATTTAGATGTTTACTCACATGcttcattattttcttatttataaGAACCAAAAATAGTTTCCAAAATTATCTCTGAATTGATGCTACTACGTATGTAAAGGCCTAAAATAAGCAGAATTTAGAAAATTGAATACACAATAGGGGAGGAAAATTTGAGCGGGCGAGTGAACCCCGACTATCACTGGGTCAAAttataaaagagaaacaaaatgtcAGGACAGGTGAGGTCAGGTGGGCACAAACTAAAACCACATCGTCCTCAAAGCCTGTTACCAAAAAATAACGGACCATCCATAAGGtcacagagaagggaaaatctGGGGTCTCACCCAGCGCTTGACCGTATCCAGTCCAGAAGGGAAGTCTTTGGGAAGAGAAACTCCAGGAGTGGATCCGAGCGTAAATGATGGATCAGTCCCAGTCCGTGCTTGGGGAGGCTGAACTCTGGAAATGCAGTTAAATAACGTCG is part of the Haemorhous mexicanus isolate bHaeMex1 chromosome 27, bHaeMex1.pri, whole genome shotgun sequence genome and encodes:
- the LOC132338718 gene encoding SH3 domain-containing kinase-binding protein 1-like; translation: MEPTKLPLTKRMAPAPPIPAKTKPAPVLATKPSDPQPSISADMEWGRAGDPDANSFNVVSVTTARLSHPTATRPRVPGQRPPSLALGSTGGPHGGEQPQGLPRAALCAPVPRTGQAPVPPWSTEGLEGLEGRPLALEDLKAEVRTLHILVDLMRVQHLRDLQELRQELCQERAQRQALQVEVERVRKGLPC